The sequence GCTGTATTGACGGCGGTAAGTGAAGCTCAAATTCCCATGGTTAAAATAATAAACATTGATAGTAGGAATCTTCACGCCAAAGTCAAATTCTTGATGCTGGCCAATATGGGTGCGGATCCCTAAATTAAAAAGGAACTGGAAAATCGCCGGATCAAGGCTATAGGAGGTGTGCTTATAAGGGCTTTTAGTTTCCAAAAAGGCCCCTGTCGTATTACCCCAAGAGTTGCCCGCGATTTGAGCCCCAAAAAAGAAACCAAAACTCGCATCTTCTTTATTGATGACATTGTATAAAGTGTCAATACCCACACCATAAGTGAACATGTCAGACAGATTGCCCATTGTCCCTACTTTGGTCGCACATGGTTGGTGAAGCTCGCACACCCCACCGTTATCTGATGTCAAAGCGTTCGCTCCAAACACGGCATGCCCATAATCCATGAAGCCGTAATAGCGTGCACCAAACCATCTCTTCTCCCCAAAAAACTGCTTATAACCCACAGTAAGCCCCAAACCTTGCATAACGGCTAGATAGTCGGTTTTACCCACAGGGAACTTAGGGTAGTTAAATTCACTGCTTTTGGGGGGGTTTTTAACGCTTTGTGAAGCCTGACCGACTTGATAGCTAATTCCCAAATACCAAGCGTTTTGCTCGCCTTTCACTGCTTTATAATCTTTTGGTTTTTCCAATTGCTTTTGCACTTCTGTGCTACCTTCTGCTGCCAAAAGACTATTACCTAACACTACCGATAAACAGAGCGTTTTAAACACTACAAACTTTTTCATACAACATTTTTCCTTCTAAAAGTCTACATTTCGTATAATAATAACATAATAATCTATAAAAAACCTAAATTCTTAAGAAAAACACCCCTAAAAACTTAAAATTTTAAATTTTCTAGGGGGTTTTAGCGGTTTGGCTCGGTGATTTTTTCTGTTTTTGGGGGGATTTTGGGATATTAAGTCGTTTAGGATAGTTGGAAAATTGCGTTTTTTAATTTGAGAAAATCAATTAAAGTGGGTGGTTGCATGAATACAAGAGAAAATCTTTTGGGAGATCAATTTTTAGTTGTTTAAATGTGTGGCTGAGTGGCAAACTAAAAGTGTAATCGTTGATCCAAAAATATTCCCCCAAATCTTGCTGATTTTCATTGCGGTATTGGGATGTGCTTTTATGCCATTTTTCTATTAATTCCAAACATTCATCTCTATGGTTTTCCATAACTGCCCTTAATGAAAAATTAGAGTTATAATTAAGAATTCTAAAACCAAAAATATAAGGGAAAGCTTTGAGATTGTCTTTATTTTCAAGAAAAAACTCAATTGATGCCTCTTCAAAGTCTTTGCTTGTTTGACACTTTTTTAAAAAATCATTGTGGTATTTTGTATCTTGAATGATTTTATTTATCATGTTTTTAAGGCAATTTTGGAGTTCTTTTGGATTATAAGAAGCGTTTGTTTTTATACTCTCTATACCATTTTTTATTGTTGGTGCTTGTTGCTCCATCACTTCTTTAAAGATTGTAGAGTTTGGAGAGAGAAGATCTATTGTATTTCCTTTTAATTCTATAGGAAGTTTTATGGGAAATGAATTAAATGAAGTATAATATTTATCATATAAATCAAAATAACATGCATAAACTATTGAATATAGTAAGTATTGGTATATTTTTTTAAACTCATCATCATCTGGATACTTTTTTAGTTGCAATTCATCATATATATTATTTAATTTTTGAAATGTTCTAAGATTGGTTGTGTTATCATCAATATTGAAAGTATCTTTCATATAGGGATAAGCTTCAAAATCCGTTTTAATTGGATGACCGCCCATTACTTCAATTTGTTCTTTTGCACAAGGAGAAAAGTTAAACATTCTGTCAAAAACTTTTTCACAATAAGCATCAAATATTTTCTGTGTCTCATCAGTAAAGAGCTTAAAGTAATTGCAAATCACAATAACACAACACCCCTTATGTTCCTTGAGTTCAGAAATCAACCCCAAAATATCTTGCACTGGGATCTTATCAGATAGTCTTTCAAACTCATCAATACACACAATGGTATTTTCCATATGCTCTTTTTTAAGCATTTTGAATAAAAAATCAACATTAACATTTATTTTTACTCCAAAATGCACACTAAGAAATGAAAGTATCCCATTAATGATGTTTCTTATTGAATTAGTTTTTTGTTTTTCAGCGCTTAAAAATTGAGCGACTAGATCTTCAATGATTGCTTGCTCATCTTTCTTCCCAAAAACAGAGGTGTAAATGGGATTTTTTTTAAGTTCTTCTCTAATGAGTGGAGCTAATCCATTTTTCCATAAATAGGTTTTTCCTATCCCCCACTCCCCATTAATGGCAATAGCGACAGGCTTATTTTGATCCTTGCTCTTTTTTAGAAGCTCAATAATCTTTTCTTTTAAGATCTCTCGCTCTTTAATTTCTATGATACTATTTTCGCTCACTCAAACCTCTTCATGCTGATTTTTTCTATCAAATCCACGCTTTTTTCAGAGAGTTTGATGACCCTACAAAGGAGTTCAAAAACGTATTGGCCGCCGGCGTAATCGTTCGGGTTGTTTTCAATCAAGCTGTCTTTATCGGTAGTCTTTTGATAGCGTTCGATCACCCAGTCAATCGCGCTCTTGCCATTAATTACATAGTCAAAGGCTTTTTTGGGGATTTTAGTGATAGCGATATGGTGGTTATAATGGATGCGATCCCCTTTTTTGGTCATTTTAACCACATCATAATAGCCTCCCACTTCGGCGTTCATTAGTGTGGTGTATTTAACGCTCTCATGCATTTCCCATTCTCATAGTTCAAATGCAACTCTCCTAATTCTTTGCCAAGAATAGAAAGTTCTTTAAAATCTTCGCTCAAACCAATGCGCGGCGCTTCTTTGGCGAGGGAATTTTTGTATTTTTCCAAATAGCCTTTATGGTGGAAAATCGCATAAATGTAGTAAAAAATCTCTTCTTCAACGATAGCATTATCTTGGTAATGCCTCCTAAAGAGGTTGAGCGCATAGCCGCTGATAGCGTTATAGCGGTTCCCCAAATCGTCGTAATAATACAAGGGGTAAGCTTGATTGGGCGAGATCAAACTATTATCAGAAATAAAATCGCTTACAAGAGCACTAAAATCCTTACCATTTCCCACACCGGTATTAATCACCACATTCTGAGCGCTTTTATTCGGGAAAATTTTTGAAAATCGTCTTTGTCTGTTTATCCAATCCTTATCCCAATAAAGCCATTGTTTGTTAAAAGGGCGATACAAGGACAACCTTACACGCTTCTCACTGCTTTCTTGCAGATTTTCATTTTTAATGAGTTTGTTTTTCAAACCATCAGTCCAAGCGATTTTCGTTTTATCGGTGGTGATTTCTTTGTCGTTGAGCTGCTTGTAAAGTTCGGCTGATTTAACGCCTTTGGTGCGTTGTTTGAAAGCTTCCCTGAAACGCGCATTGAAGCGCTTCAAATCAGCGTTATAAGTGTCAATGCAGTTTTGTACCGATTGGGTTAAAATGTTTGGAGAAAAGTTATACACCCAAGGATCACGCCCAGTTATCACGCCAAGAGAATTGATGTCAAAAATGCTGTTGTTTTGGAGTTTTTTGTCTCTTTTTAAAGGGATGAGCTTTTCAAAAGCGTCGTCCCTCTGGTTGATCCAATCGCCTTTATCATTGGGGGTGATTTCCTTAAAAGGCACCAAATCCAAATTTTCAAAACCCGCAAGCAAGTTGAGTTTGGCTTCTCTTTTCAAATAGTCTTCCACTTCATAGTAAAAAATCGTATTATTGGGAACACTCTTATCTTTCACAAAAAAGACGATCGCTATCGTCGCCCTGGATCCGCTATCAAAGATTTTCCCTCCCTCTTTTTTACAAGTTTCCCCCGAAGTTCTGGTATTCCCCCTTAAATTCAACACATAAAGATGCGCAAATTCTTGTGCCACGCTTTTTCTGAACCCGTCCACGCTTTTAGAGTCAATAAAACCCCCGTTCACCACAAAGCCTAGCACCCCCCTATCTTTAAGAAGTTCGCTTGCCATGTAGATGCTTTGAATGAGCGTGTCTCGTGTGGTTGCCCCCACATTTATAGATGTGGAATTTTTGCCGTATTTTTCATAAACCCTTTTTTCAAGCTTTGGGTGTGAAAGGTTTTGGTTATTATCGTTTTGAGATTTTGCGCCGGCTGAATAAGGCGGGTTGCCTATGATGACTCTAATATTTTGGTCGGCTAGAGTGTCTTTGATTTCTTTGTTTTCTTCCAAATCCTTAAAGAAATCGAACACCCCCTTATCATTTTTTTCTTCATAAAAATCCAGGCTGTCCGTGAGTGCGATGTTTTTGAAATTTTTTAACGAGCTGTCCCTATTTTGCGCGGCTTGGGTGATATTGATTAAAGCGATGTAATAAGATAAAAGCACGATGTCAAAAGCGAACAAATTTTTTTGAAACTTCTCTTTTAAGGCTTCATCGCTAATGAGATTATTGTCTTTAGAAAGTAAACGAGCGATAAAACTCCCGGTGCCAGTGAATGGGTCAAAAATCGTGATGTTTTTATCGTTAAAATCCGTGTTGAAATGCTTTTTCAAAATGCCGTTAGTGGCTCTTAAAATGAAATCCACCACCTCTATGGGCGTATAAACGATCCCTAGTTTTTCGCTTTGCTTTCTAAAGGCTACTTTAAAGAAAGTGTTGTAGAGGTTTTTAATGAGTTCTTGTTGGCTTTTTTGGCTTTTGGCGTGCAAGGCTTCTGTTTTCACGCTTTCATAGAGGTTTTTAAGATCTTTAGTTTCCCCCTCTAATCCCAGAGTGGAGAGTTTTTCTACCATTTTATCCAAGGCTTTTGCGATAGGGTTTTGAATATTGTCCCCAAAAATCGCATCAAAAATGGGCTTAGTGATGATGTGAGAGGTGATCATATCCAAGGCTTCATCTTCTTTGATGTTTTGATGGATATTTTCCCTTAAGGAATCTAAAAAGTCGTGGAAAAATTCAGGGTTTTTTTCAAAAATCATTTTCAAGCGGTTGTTCAAGGTCCTTGCGATGTTGCCCGTTTTTTTAGTGAAATTTTCCCAATAATTCCTGTCCCCTAATTTAGTGGGCATGACATTATACACAGCATCCGCTAGAT is a genomic window of Helicobacter pylori oki112 containing:
- a CDS encoding P-loop NTPase fold protein → MSENSIIEIKEREILKEKIIELLKKSKDQNKPVAIAINGEWGIGKTYLWKNGLAPLIREELKKNPIYTSVFGKKDEQAIIEDLVAQFLSAEKQKTNSIRNIINGILSFLSVHFGVKINVNVDFLFKMLKKEHMENTIVCIDEFERLSDKIPVQDILGLISELKEHKGCCVIVICNYFKLFTDETQKIFDAYCEKVFDRMFNFSPCAKEQIEVMGGHPIKTDFEAYPYMKDTFNIDDNTTNLRTFQKLNNIYDELQLKKYPDDDEFKKIYQYLLYSIVYACYFDLYDKYYTSFNSFPIKLPIELKGNTIDLLSPNSTIFKEVMEQQAPTIKNGIESIKTNASYNPKELQNCLKNMINKIIQDTKYHNDFLKKCQTSKDFEEASIEFFLENKDNLKAFPYIFGFRILNYNSNFSLRAVMENHRDECLELIEKWHKSTSQYRNENQQDLGEYFWINDYTFSLPLSHTFKQLKIDLPKDFLLYSCNHPL
- a CDS encoding outer membrane protein; translation: MKKFVVFKTLCLSVVLGNSLLAAEGSTEVQKQLEKPKDYKAVKGEQNAWYLGISYQVGQASQSVKNPPKSSEFNYPKFPVGKTDYLAVMQGLGLTVGYKQFFGEKRWFGARYYGFMDYGHAVFGANALTSDNGGVCELHQPCATKVGTMGNLSDMFTYGVGIDTLYNVINKEDASFGFFFGAQIAGNSWGNTTGAFLETKSPYKHTSYSLDPAIFQFLFNLGIRTHIGQHQEFDFGVKIPTINVYYFNHGNLSFTYRRQYSLYVGYRYNF